One window of Paenibacillus sp. FSL K6-3182 genomic DNA carries:
- a CDS encoding STM4012 family radical SAM protein — translation MGAPYRSYLYSYPHKTAYRDLYPAQSLKEMWERDQTDYYFLYMHIPFCGARCGFCNLFTLPDRRLDVHEQYIDAMQRQAEQWAPWFKGKTFSRFAIGGGTPTLLAAPQLNRLFDIAENTMGLDPMKASISVETSPETVTADRMRVLKDRHVDRISMGVQSFVEEEAAAIYRPQKPRLAEEALETLMSYSFPLVNVDLIYGLPKQTAETWIYSLEKALSYAPGEIFIYPLYTRENTIIKPEQMRSEGEDIRLELYHIARQRLEAAGYKQFSMRRFARDTSFDHKTVLPFSCQEEGMAGLGCGARSYTRDVHYASRYGVSAAATRSIIEQYVAAERYDTADYGFILNEAEQKRRFILKALLHREGLILHTYEERFKSNALADHPDLQTLIGLELAELQEGTLRLTTQGMAYSDAIGDEFISGDVRELMNGYVIR, via the coding sequence ATGGGGGCTCCTTACCGTTCCTATTTGTATTCCTATCCCCATAAGACAGCTTACCGAGATTTGTATCCCGCGCAGTCGCTGAAGGAGATGTGGGAGCGGGATCAAACCGATTATTATTTTTTGTATATGCATATTCCCTTTTGCGGTGCTCGCTGCGGCTTCTGCAATTTGTTCACGCTGCCGGATCGTCGTTTAGACGTACATGAGCAGTATATTGATGCTATGCAGCGGCAGGCGGAGCAGTGGGCGCCTTGGTTTAAAGGCAAAACATTTTCGCGATTTGCGATTGGCGGAGGGACGCCAACCTTGCTTGCGGCTCCCCAGTTGAACCGTCTATTCGATATAGCAGAGAATACAATGGGCCTTGATCCGATGAAAGCATCGATATCGGTCGAGACGTCGCCGGAAACGGTAACGGCTGACCGCATGCGCGTTCTTAAGGATCGGCATGTTGATCGGATCAGCATGGGTGTTCAAAGCTTCGTTGAAGAGGAAGCAGCAGCTATCTATCGTCCGCAGAAGCCGCGGCTTGCGGAAGAGGCGCTGGAGACGTTGATGTCCTATTCGTTTCCACTCGTGAATGTCGATCTTATTTACGGTTTGCCTAAGCAAACCGCGGAAACATGGATTTATTCACTGGAGAAGGCGCTCAGCTATGCGCCTGGCGAAATATTTATATATCCGCTATATACACGTGAGAACACCATTATTAAGCCAGAACAGATGCGCAGCGAGGGAGAGGATATTCGACTGGAGCTGTACCATATTGCGCGGCAGCGTCTGGAAGCGGCAGGCTATAAGCAGTTTTCGATGAGGCGTTTCGCTAGAGATACATCGTTTGATCATAAAACCGTGCTGCCCTTCAGCTGTCAGGAGGAAGGCATGGCAGGGCTTGGCTGCGGAGCACGCTCTTACACCCGCGATGTACATTATGCATCGCGTTATGGTGTGAGCGCAGCGGCAACGCGCAGCATTATTGAACAATATGTTGCTGCAGAGCGTTATGATACAGCTGATTACGGTTTTATTCTGAATGAAGCAGAGCAGAAGCGCAGGTTTATATTGAAAGCTTTGCTGCACCGCGAGGGGCTAATCTTACACACGTACGAGGAGCGATTCAAGAGTAATGCGCTAGCCGATCATCCTGATTTGCAGACACTGATCGGTTTGGAGCTGGCGGAGCTTCAGGAGGGTACTCTCCGCCTGACGACACAAGGCATGGCTTATTCGGATGCGATTGGCGACGAGTTTATTTCGGGCGATGTAAGGGAGCTTATGAACGGGTACGTCATCCGATGA
- a CDS encoding STM4011 family radical SAM protein → MKAVLYYRGALSSCNYDCPYCPFSKIKDSKATLAKDKEQLHAFMDWVREQSGSGHQLSIFFNPYGEALVHRWYREAMIELSHMPHIEKVAVQTNLSVKLEWTNDIDRSKAAFWVTYHPGQTSHAAFLSQCMKLYEQGIPFSVGSVGIRSAFGAIKQLRQLLPEDVYLWVNAFKDQKNYYSENDIVYLTEIDPHFQLNVPDYDSLGKPCGAGSHVFYVQGAGIVKRCYSDRKVIGHLYRDGLEGLTSERPCTMKKCGCYIGYIHMPELKLGEVYGDRLLERIPSGYTQQLASNSSK, encoded by the coding sequence ATGAAGGCGGTGCTCTATTACCGCGGCGCGTTGTCATCATGCAATTATGACTGTCCTTATTGCCCATTCAGCAAAATAAAGGACAGCAAAGCGACGCTTGCGAAGGACAAGGAGCAGCTTCATGCCTTTATGGACTGGGTTCGGGAGCAAAGCGGCTCCGGACATCAGCTTTCGATTTTTTTTAATCCTTATGGCGAAGCGCTCGTACATCGGTGGTATCGTGAGGCGATGATCGAGCTGTCCCATATGCCGCATATCGAGAAGGTAGCTGTCCAGACCAACTTATCCGTCAAGCTTGAATGGACGAACGACATCGACCGGAGCAAGGCAGCCTTTTGGGTTACCTATCATCCTGGACAAACGAGCCATGCTGCTTTCCTAAGCCAGTGCATGAAGCTGTATGAGCAGGGAATTCCTTTTAGTGTCGGGTCTGTTGGGATACGCTCGGCTTTCGGCGCGATTAAGCAGCTGCGGCAGCTGCTGCCAGAGGACGTATACCTGTGGGTCAACGCCTTCAAGGATCAGAAAAATTATTATTCAGAGAATGATATCGTTTATTTAACCGAAATTGATCCGCATTTCCAGCTGAACGTTCCCGATTACGATAGTTTAGGCAAACCATGCGGCGCGGGCTCACATGTGTTTTATGTGCAGGGGGCTGGCATTGTCAAACGCTGCTATAGCGATCGCAAGGTTATCGGCCATCTCTATCGTGACGGACTTGAGGGTCTAACATCTGAGCGTCCTTGCACGATGAAGAAATGCGGGTGCTACATTGGCTATATTCATATGCCCGAACTGAAGCTTGGCGAGGTTTACGGTGATCGTCTGCTAGAACGTATTCCGTCAGGTTATACGCAGCAGCTTGCTTCAAATTCATCGAAATAG
- a CDS encoding type 1 glutamine amidotransferase domain-containing protein — protein MTPLKKVAFLLADDFEDSEMKNPYDEMAKNGHDAVIISLKSNDELKGKQGTIAYTSHLSIEEADADDYAAIIIPGGKSPSHLMDNADVQAFVQKADKAGTTIAAICHGPQILEAAGLLKGRTLTAYPALSAEIEAAGGTFVDKEVVVDRNFVTSRTPEDEPAFIRETLVKLGVNAW, from the coding sequence ATGACACCACTAAAAAAGGTAGCATTTCTGCTAGCTGATGACTTCGAAGATTCCGAAATGAAAAATCCCTATGATGAAATGGCAAAGAACGGTCACGACGCCGTTATTATTAGCTTGAAGAGCAACGACGAATTAAAAGGAAAACAGGGGACCATTGCGTATACCTCGCATTTGTCCATTGAAGAAGCTGATGCAGATGACTACGCTGCAATCATTATTCCGGGCGGAAAATCACCGTCTCATCTTATGGACAATGCGGATGTGCAGGCGTTCGTTCAAAAGGCAGATAAAGCTGGCACAACTATTGCGGCAATATGCCACGGTCCGCAAATTTTGGAGGCAGCTGGCCTGCTGAAGGGACGCACGTTAACGGCCTATCCTGCTTTATCCGCAGAAATTGAAGCAGCCGGCGGGACTTTTGTCGATAAAGAAGTTGTCGTTGATCGCAACTTTGTTACGTCACGAACGCCAGAGGACGAGCCTGCTTTCATTCGGGAGACACTTGTAAAGCTTGGCGTAAACGCTTGGTAG
- a CDS encoding alpha/beta hydrolase has protein sequence MGHYIEVEKKVKLYVEDIGSGSPVIFLHGWPLNHKMFEAQFTLLSEQGYRCIGIDQRGFGKSSAPAAGYSYDRLADDVKAVIDYLKLDQAYLVGFSVGGAIAVRYMARHGGYGIRKLALLGAAAPSFTQRENYPHGMTQEEANDQIAAIKKDRPQLLRDFGEKFLADQDPNAISQPFKDWLQLLGLEASAWGSIHTFESLRDEDLRKDVLQIKAATTIFQGNLDQICPPEFAKQLLSGIDGSTLVTFEQSGHGMLFDEPTRFNEELLEFLK, from the coding sequence ATGGGACATTATATTGAGGTTGAGAAAAAAGTTAAACTTTATGTTGAGGATATAGGCTCCGGCAGCCCCGTTATCTTCTTGCATGGCTGGCCGCTGAACCACAAAATGTTTGAAGCTCAGTTCACCCTGCTATCTGAGCAAGGTTATCGCTGTATTGGGATCGATCAACGCGGCTTTGGCAAATCCAGTGCTCCCGCAGCTGGCTATAGCTACGATCGGCTAGCAGATGACGTAAAGGCTGTTATTGATTATTTGAAACTGGATCAAGCCTATCTCGTTGGTTTCTCGGTAGGAGGAGCAATTGCCGTCCGCTATATGGCGCGCCATGGCGGTTACGGCATTCGCAAGCTCGCGCTTCTAGGCGCAGCAGCTCCCTCATTCACGCAGCGTGAAAATTACCCGCATGGCATGACACAAGAGGAAGCGAATGATCAAATCGCTGCAATCAAAAAAGACCGTCCGCAGCTGCTCCGAGATTTCGGCGAGAAATTTCTAGCCGATCAAGACCCAAACGCCATCAGCCAGCCATTCAAAGATTGGCTGCAGCTGCTCGGCTTAGAGGCATCCGCGTGGGGGTCAATCCATACGTTCGAGTCGCTGCGCGATGAGGACTTGCGGAAGGATGTGCTGCAAATCAAAGCTGCGACGACGATTTTCCAAGGCAATCTGGATCAAATATGTCCACCAGAATTCGCCAAGCAGCTGCTTAGCGGCATTGACGGCTCTACGCTCGTTACGTTCGAGCAAAGCGGCCATGGCATGCTCTTCGACGAACCAACTAGATTCAATGAGGAGCTGCTCGAATTTTTGAAATAA
- a CDS encoding M50 family metallopeptidase, translating into MFSWLRMTAIIIVTAFLTRFIPFSAFFQNVNTLVHELAHALAALLLKGSVLHIYLYADQSGVTYTSYTDSWMLIPIALAGYTGSALFSLLLFFLYAKGKARFGLAIVAIAAGVALALFVRNDYGMAWSAGFLALTVLIYFAAPRWLRDFYYLLIAFICLVESIISPFVLLYLAITEPASAGDAAGLSDVTGVPAFVWSALFCFFSLWCAKIATSCLFRRGAGGILISK; encoded by the coding sequence ATGTTTTCTTGGTTGCGAATGACGGCTATTATTATCGTTACTGCTTTTTTAACTAGGTTCATTCCGTTCTCGGCTTTTTTTCAAAATGTGAATACATTAGTCCACGAGCTTGCCCATGCGCTTGCAGCTTTGCTGCTTAAGGGAAGCGTCTTGCATATTTATTTGTACGCTGACCAAAGCGGAGTGACTTATACCTCGTACACGGACAGCTGGATGCTAATCCCGATTGCGCTTGCCGGCTATACGGGCTCAGCTTTGTTCTCGCTGCTGCTTTTCTTTCTATATGCAAAAGGAAAAGCTCGTTTTGGACTCGCGATCGTTGCGATAGCAGCTGGAGTGGCGCTCGCGCTTTTTGTTCGAAATGATTACGGCATGGCTTGGAGCGCGGGTTTCCTAGCATTGACGGTTCTTATTTATTTTGCTGCTCCTCGCTGGCTCAGAGACTTTTATTATTTGCTGATCGCTTTTATTTGTTTAGTGGAATCCATTATTAGTCCATTTGTGTTGCTCTATCTTGCGATTACGGAGCCCGCATCAGCTGGGGATGCGGCTGGTTTAAGCGACGTAACCGGTGTACCTGCCTTTGTGTGGTCCGCTTTGTTCTGCTTCTTCTCGCTCTGGTGTGCCAAAATAGCGACTAGCTGCTTGTTTAGGAGAGGCGCTGGTGGGATACTAATAAGTAAATAA
- a CDS encoding PPK2 family polyphosphate kinase — MSKSYKLPEKKKVDLKDIDPKDTGRFSNKEEVVQAVKELELELQQLQEKLAASKEHAVLFVFQGMDCSGKDGVIKKVFAGLHPQGISAHSFKTPTEEEARHDFLWRAHVAVPALGQIAVFNRSYYEEVLITRIHGTVKSEEANERFKHINHFEALLAGSRVKVVKIFLHISKQFQLEKLISRIEDPKKNWKFDPSDLKERKSWKQYSELYEELFEKCSKAAPWYVVPSDNRWYRNYAVLRIAVDALRSLDLKDPAARPELQPFLEELKKEEA; from the coding sequence ATGTCCAAAAGCTACAAACTGCCAGAGAAGAAAAAGGTGGATCTGAAGGACATCGATCCGAAGGATACGGGGCGCTTTTCGAATAAAGAAGAGGTCGTTCAGGCAGTGAAGGAGCTTGAGCTTGAGCTGCAGCAGCTGCAAGAAAAACTTGCCGCGAGCAAAGAGCATGCCGTGCTGTTTGTGTTTCAAGGCATGGATTGCAGCGGCAAGGATGGTGTAATCAAAAAAGTATTTGCCGGACTTCATCCGCAGGGCATTTCTGCCCACAGCTTTAAGACGCCAACAGAGGAGGAAGCGCGGCATGATTTTTTATGGAGAGCACATGTTGCCGTGCCTGCCCTTGGCCAGATAGCTGTATTTAACCGTTCATACTATGAGGAAGTTTTGATCACTCGAATCCATGGTACGGTAAAGAGCGAGGAAGCGAACGAGCGGTTTAAGCATATCAATCATTTTGAAGCTCTTTTAGCGGGCAGCAGGGTGAAAGTGGTCAAAATCTTTTTGCACATATCGAAGCAGTTCCAACTGGAGAAGCTAATAAGCCGTATTGAAGATCCGAAAAAAAATTGGAAGTTCGACCCGTCCGACTTAAAGGAGCGCAAGTCTTGGAAGCAGTACAGCGAGCTTTACGAGGAGCTGTTTGAAAAATGCAGCAAAGCGGCGCCATGGTATGTCGTCCCCTCTGATAATCGCTGGTATCGCAATTATGCGGTGCTTCGAATCGCGGTGGATGCGCTGCGGAGCCTTGATTTGAAAGATCCGGCAGCAAGGCCTGAGCTCCAGCCCTTTTTGGAGGAGCTTAAAAAAGAAGAAGCATAG